From a single bacterium genomic region:
- a CDS encoding cupin domain-containing protein: VNGAEHLRVGVTEYDPATPHAPHRHPGQEEVIWVLSGKGYTETHGKRMDLYPGAVAYIPAGLEHKTAAVEGKMTAIIMKGPAKDAEGVVS, translated from the coding sequence GTGAACGGGGCGGAGCACTTGCGGGTCGGCGTGACGGAGTATGACCCCGCCACCCCCCATGCGCCCCATCGCCATCCCGGGCAGGAGGAGGTCATCTGGGTGCTCTCGGGGAAGGGCTATACCGAGACCCACGGCAAGAGGATGGATCTCTATCCCGGCGCGGTGGCCTACATCCCCGCGGGGCTGGAACACAAGACCGCGGCCGTGGAGGGCAAGATGACGGCGATCATCATGAAGGGTCCGGCGAAGGACGCCGAGGGGGTGGTCTCCTAG